ttcaaaaattgagctttttgaaagaaaaaaaaatgtttaatggtggaaaaaattcaaatctttacgatttgttacaatttaaaacaaactttttaatttttgtaataatagtcaaattgtatttttttttttgttcaataatAGTCAAACTTGCATTTGTTGTTGTAAGTTTGgccaatttggctattattgcaataaaaaaattcagtttggttattattataaaaattaaaagattttatttaaattataacaagttgtaaaggtttgattttttttttacattagaCCAAAAAATAACCCTATTTTATATCATgtgcatatatttttttattcgttTGATGACTGATATGTATTTTGAACTTAATTAGcaaacatttaatatatatctatcacattaaattaaatttaaagttttaagaaaataaattttctgatcttatttttatctattttttttaaaaaaattcaaactttattaaatcgaatttgaaatatttgtaaattttttagatGACCTAGTATGGAAGGGACATTGTAAAATATATGTTGCCTGATTCACAAatttatttatgtaaatttCGTCTCAAATTGACAGACTCCTTTTCTTTGTCTCAAATTATAGTCAttcaattgttattttattaaataattatcagatatacttttattaattatagtagAGGGacttgaaaagaaaataaaaggtacaaaaagataaaaattggTACTATATaaaatagggttaatgtcataaaaatccgccaactttatacgttttttcattttaatcacgcatttaaaaatcgtcattttcatacacgaactatcaattttttctaaattcacACACTGTTCAAAACTCCAATGAAAATTGTTGAGTTGGCAACCGGATAGTGACATGCCATAACAAATTAAATAGTGACACGCTCAAAGACAACTTGATTTCTAACTAGTAATCTTTCAAACTCTCACATTAAAAGATTTTAGCCACCCTTTTTTTAGGGAAGATGAATTTTGGCTATTATTTGGCTAAAAACCATCTCCCCAcctgatttatttaaaaaaatttaataaataaatggtATTTTCTACCATAAATCTTATTTCATGAGGAAGACGAACTGGTCGTCTTCCATGTCGTCTTCCTCGAGACAAACtcagatttaaaataaaataaaaattattttatatttaaactaaaattgaacttttttgatttatactattttatttataataaatggcGTAAATCTAATGAACATGATCTCtcatattcaaataaatatgaGAAAATCCCAATCCCaattcaaatttgaaatatagTTATAGTAAGTTTTCTTATAATAagcaggaaaaaaaattataatataagatGAAGGGTCATATAGTCGACACAATAGGAGATAGATAATCCCCTTATATTACCTCAATAGATAAAATTGGCATATAAAAATGGGAAATTCTTACCTAGTCCCGGTCCATGAAAAATCATCTTAATTAATGTGGTATAGTTCCTAACACATTACAGTTTACAAGTTTGAGGTTCTCACAAAAGTGTAACAAAAAATGCACAATAACAGGATAGTTAATTTTCATGTCAATTTCACTTGGCCTTGCAACTTTTGAAGCTTCAATTCATAAACCATGTACAGAACAAGCACAATAGTTTGCCAATTCATTTGGCAAATCTAGCCATGCCATACTTACTTGGGATAATACAAATTTTGATATGAACTCAAATTTGTGATACTAAATATTGAAAAACATCTATGGacaaaccaaaagaaaaaaagaatctATAGCAGTTGACTAGTCTCTATCTCTCTATAATTTGTGGACCTAAGTACACAATGCCATCCATCTTTGAATTCTCTGGCATCTCAATCTCTTCCAGCCATCCATAACTCTCACCGTCCTCTTTTATCAACTTCATTTCTCCATctacatttttataaatttgcaaGTCAGCACAAGATAATATCGGAGAATTCCGTTCAAACGAATAAAAGAGTTCGATTTACTTGAAACATTATTTAGCAGCTctatttttaagtttaatataaattaatcaatCATATGTTTATGCCAAATGAATTCTACGATTaaactgaaccaaacaaaaGATTACGTATTTTTGCATGCGGGTATaaagttttatataaaaatgagCAAGCAAGACGAGGAATTGAAGGTACTGAGTTTCCTTACTTGCAAAGGCATTGTAAGGATGATCTTTGTAGTAGGAGCCATCTCGGCCATCTTCTTTAGAATAGGGAGGTCCAAGCACGTCAAGAACCGCGCAAGGTGTAATGGCTGTGAATTGATGGATGTTACCACCTGTTGTTGGATATAATACAGATGTGTCACAAGGAGCTTCGAAGACGCTGTCAGTTACCAATTTCGCCAGTCTCACTGAAAAGAACATCAGATTTGGATGAGAACAAAGATTAATCTCATCGCTGCATTCGATTTTGGTAAGGCGAGAAAGTAAATATACACTCACAATTAGAAGACTGCACAGGCTCATCGGCACTTGGAGGACTAACCAAAtcatatgatttgatttgcataGTTCCTAAAAGAAGCTTGCTAAAAACTGTCATCTCTGGATGGTTATGGAGGGGGATGACAGCGGTTGCTGGAAGAAAGAAAATGCACAGCTGCcaaagaaaatcaagaaaattaaTCGACAAACTAAGACATTAAAGATTTCTTAATATCAGACACCAAAAGTTTCATAAACATGCGCAAACTATTTATGTAGTTATTCTGCTGTCTTACAGGCAAGCTGCTAAGCGGTACCGAAACAAAATTGCTGAAATGCAGTATAGTTACATGAAATTATTTAcaagaaaatcatataaaaatagaattttttagGATTTCAGAAGCGTGTTCAGAAATGTAGGACTTGAGAAGTTCCTGTGCAATATTGACAAGCTATAAGATTTTCGTCCAAGGAACTTTACAGTTGGATATGCATGTTAATAACTGAAAATATGAATCCAAATACTAATCTTGCTAGAACAGTTCACATTGTTTACTGTTTAAAAAATACGGAGAACAAGCCAGTCACATGATATGTTgacaaagaaaatgaaaaatggttATCAACCTCGGGCGCAACACAAAGCATACAAAcgaattataataataaaaaatagtaatcgACCAATCATTTAAACTTACCGAAAATTTATCGCACTTGTAAATGGTTGCAGTACTGACCCTTGGAGTACACTCTATTGCAGGTTTAGGCTTAAAGAACCGCATCTCACTGCTTAGTCCAACATCTTCTGGCTTCATTTTATCTGCGACAAGATGAAAAGGCTTCTTAGGAAATGGACATCTATATCAGCTATGCCTTTGGACTAATCGTCTTTGTAAGCTTCTACAGACatgaacaatttatttaatttaaaccaaataaattCATTACATAAGGCTTAATACGAATTGTCTCTACCGTCTCATATGCACAAGGGAAATAAGCCACCATGTTGCTATAGTTTATTGCTTTAAGATAAAATAAAGCTTCATATtgtctttatatatatatagtaaaaaCAAAGTCTAGGATCTAGTAGAAGGCTAAAACAGACAAGTTAGTTAGCCCCTTACTTTAAATGTATATTAAATGATTAGGATCTTcttatattataataaacatGATAGTTCATGTTAAGTTCATCTAAGTCCttccttaaaaataaaaaattaacattgaATTAATAACTATTTACTTTATGTTAAGTCAAGTTAATCTACGTCCTttcaatgaaaaaaaataaagggataaattaaatattatcacATTTATTAGAATATGGCAATGCCAACATAGGACTATTCCTATGTGAATTATTTCGAGCTACACTTATCTTGTCCTAACGATTAAGGCTAAAATATATTGCATATTTGGATCCATGTACTTGTCACTTTTTGGCAATACATCTCTACACTTCTATAATTAGCCAATATTGGATCCCTACACTTTCAATTTTATAGATATTAGGTCCGTCCGTCACGGAAATAAAATGCGTGTACTTCATGCGTCATTAGTGCGACAAGATAAGCTTTTCATTCGTCTTTTTTACTTTAACTTTATTTAAATCTAGTTCCTGCACttctatttttattgttatcAAGTCCCTAAATCAGATTTTTATCGGTTTGAAATTGACACCGTTAACACTTATTGGCACGGAGAGACCTAATGGCTAATGTATACAAAATTAGAAGTTTAGTGACTTGATATTGATAGATAGAATCATAGAAGTGGAGGGATCCAATGCCAAAAATAGGACAAAATGCATGGATCCAAAATGCCTTATGCTAAAAATCAAAGCAATCTGTAGAAACTGACATGAAACATCACCATCATTTCAGATATTCATCCACCTTCCAGTACATGGAAACAAATTTGTACATTATTAGCTCAAACTCAAGCATACTATAAAGTTCTAAACCCTCTTCAAGAAATATCACAAATTCTCACCAGCTATATTGATGCATAATCCATTAACTATATACTAACAACATACTATATAAGGATGACATGAAGATCATATTAATCAGAATTACTTGCACACAAAAGGAGGGACATGCATTTAAACCAACCTATAATTGgcaacaaaataaaatccaattcaTCCAAGAATATGCACATCAAAATTCCAATCTAACCAATCAGCAAAACAAACTCAAAATCTTAACAGAATTCAAAATGAACTATAAATGCAAAAGCTTACCAAGTAAATGGCGCAATCTCTCCACATCATGAGGTGAAGGAACAATTCCATGGCCTTTAAACACTTCTTTGCATGACAAATATAGCTGTTGCAATACCATAGGAACTTCACCTTCAAAACTCTTAGAATTTCTTCTTTTGCATCTCCTTTTTTTGATAATCCTGTTTGCATATCCAACCTTATGCATGTGAATATGAGCAACACGTTCACTTCTTGGCTCAACTACTGTCTCAGTTGTCATTGCTAATTGACACAATACCAACAACCCTCCTATTTCTCaccaaaaaaacagaaaattgcAAACTTTGAAAATAGATGGAAAATTTCAACTTTGCACCAATAAAATTCAGAAAGATTGAATCTTTAGGAACTGGGTATAATTCAAACAGATCAACAGTTAGAAATAAAGAACAcctatattaaaaataaagaaaagtgagaaaattgattaaaaaattcaagaaattaGCCCAAATCCAACATAAGTAAACAGAATATGAGGcatataaatagaaaaatagtGAAAATTTTGTTGAAAGAGTTGGGTTTTGGGTAAACAGTTGGAGAATACAACATGGAATAAATATAAGATATTGAAGTCTCCATTTTTAtgttgtgaaaaaaaaaaagatatgggCAAAAACCAGGGGCCAAGTAGCTTTCACTTTGAAACTATGCTGAGGAAAACTACTTGTGAAGGAAAATaataggcttaatacatagtttgacccctgaacttgtacccttttacccatctaacccccaaacttaacgtctcacctatcgaacccctgaacttgttaaataacccgatttgacccccgaacttgataaattcGTAAACATtaaacccctccgtacacaatttcttctagaatgtttcaagtgacaggtggacacgaagggttcaatatttacatatttatcaagttcatgggtcaaatcggattatttaacaagttcagaggttcgataggtgagacgttaagtttagaggttagatgggtaaaagggtacaagttcaggggtcaaactatgtattaagccgaaaataatactatattttgaggttttttaacgatttcattAAGAAATTCCCGCCCCAGGATTGAGTTTTAAAACTGCTGGTTGTATTTGTCCACAAACCAACCCCTGGTTTTGTTCGTGTCGGTTTGGGCATTACATCAAAGGTGGTGATCATTTGACTACtcttattattattcatttcaattgtttaacatttttttatttagttagttattaaaaaagttatagATTCTAATagctatttttaaatttttaagctTCGTATTTATCAtatgttttgaattttatttttgtaaagatACTTAATATAgattctaatttatattttattaaattaaactgAGATctgattcattttttttaatttagaattaaatattataaatctagttatatattaattatattgatctctgtttaaattgaattaaaaaattaaattgaactaCAGAATGTTAATAAATATGGTGggcatttctatttttttagagTAATCACGATATCAGTAAATCAATTCTGAAGCAATTGCATCAgtgaaaaatttagaataatttgaaaacaactccaaatgacCTAAAATTGAACGGGATGTTCAGTGCTAAAACATCATACGCCGCCTGATTAGCAACCGTCTTACAAAACTAATATAtcaattgtttaattatttCGATAACTCTGAATAGTATTTGATTAGCATGTTAACTGCAGTTAAATTATGGTTCCTCAATTATATCAATATGTCCATAGCATCTGATTTGATGGTAACATTCGAATGAAAATGCAATTGAGAggttaaatgaaatttttaattttgacataaaaaattaaaaatatttcaatttatatttatataataaaaaaaaattacatttattaatatgtGTCAATTTATACTCTaatttgagattgattttaatagatttttttttttgataattgaaaagGGAGAACATTTGTGGGAGAAATTGAACTCACGACTTTGATAATTTACTGCTCATCGCTTATACCGCTTGTTGGTTTGATTTCAATAGTTAAGGATgtaaatatacttaaaattgacaaagtagagcttttaataaaatataaattttaacattttgcatATCAAGTTGAAGGGGTTAAATGAATGTTTTATTAGTTAGATGATATGATGGGCAATTTAGAGATACAAGtggaaagaaaagaaatgaaGATGAGAAATCTATTCACGTGGCATCCACATGCCAAGCCCATTCCACCATCAGAAGACAACTATCCAAACCTTTATCATCACGTGTCCCTTCATTCCATCGCACCtcccttttcttttcttttctacaAAAAGTTACAGAGAGGAAACACGACACAATACCAAGTCTAAAGAGCCTAACGGACCGGTCAGTCAACTCAATTCGACCATAAACCGAAATCAGTCTACTCGATTCGAACCATAAACCAAAAAAACTACATAATTGAACTTGTTGACAGAAATAGaccaattttaataaatttaagtatACATCATGTATTTTGATTTCTAAGACTAAATAACtatgtttttttattcatttaatataaatactttatataaaagtataatatactTATTTCTATTCAAACAATTCAACTGATGATTAAACCAGGTAAACAAACATATGGCTACACGCTGTTAAAACAATGCTTAAGtgggtgtttggttcagctttttGGTGGAGCTTTtagtttttccttttaaaaaagcTCCACtaaagtgtttggtgagaattTTCTAAAAGTTTTTTGGAACTTTTTGAACTTCCAACAACTACTTTTTGAAAAGCtccattttagaattttttgccaacagctgatagttttttcaatatttttaattatttagacaaaacTACCCTTATTAGgatatattgttttttaatatatatataattatttaaattatttttaaattatctaatcatttttaaattatctaatattatttatttatattaacaaaactataacttaattatgttttaaaataaaattataaatttatcaaaaaaatatctaaataagtttaaactaaacgttccttcttataaaaaaataatttttaatatttttattgaatattatataatataatatatttataaattaataaataaaaattaaaattatgccctttacggtcattttatatGTAAACAGTAACAACTAatcaaatctcaccaaacacatatagtctatcagctatcagctaccagccaacagctataagaaacagctgaaccaaacag
This region of Mercurialis annua linkage group LG1-X, ddMerAnnu1.2, whole genome shotgun sequence genomic DNA includes:
- the LOC126685029 gene encoding plant cysteine oxidase 2-like, with the translated sequence MTTETVVEPRSERVAHIHMHKVGYANRIIKKRRCKRRNSKSFEGEVPMVLQQLYLSCKEVFKGHGIVPSPHDVERLRHLLDKMKPEDVGLSSEMRFFKPKPAIECTPRVSTATIYKCDKFSLCIFFLPATAVIPLHNHPEMTVFSKLLLGTMQIKSYDLVSPPSADEPVQSSNLRLAKLVTDSVFEAPCDTSVLYPTTGGNIHQFTAITPCAVLDVLGPPYSKEDGRDGSYYKDHPYNAFANGEMKLIKEDGESYGWLEEIEMPENSKMDGIVYLGPQIIER